The following are from one region of the Roseobacter fucihabitans genome:
- a CDS encoding nitroreductase, with amino-acid sequence MSDIEALTRVLTARYSCRAFKADPVREDIMRQIIDAARHVPSWCNAQPWQITVTQPDATERFRAALQAEVASGTPQFDLAAPEGYPGIYGQRRRSCGWQLYDAVGVQKGDRAASGAQMMRNFVLFDAPHVAIISSPRALGGYGAMDTGGFVSAFTLAARALGVDTIAQAAIASYADFVRGYFDIDADRMILCAISFGYADPDHPANGFRTGRAGVDDILDLRT; translated from the coding sequence ATGAGTGATATCGAGGCCCTGACGCGCGTTCTGACAGCGCGCTATTCCTGCCGTGCTTTCAAAGCTGACCCGGTGCGCGAGGATATCATGCGCCAGATCATCGATGCCGCGCGCCACGTGCCGTCCTGGTGCAATGCCCAGCCCTGGCAGATCACGGTGACCCAGCCCGATGCCACCGAAAGGTTCCGCGCCGCCCTGCAAGCGGAAGTCGCCAGCGGCACGCCTCAGTTCGATTTGGCGGCTCCCGAAGGATACCCCGGCATATACGGGCAGCGGCGACGCAGCTGCGGCTGGCAACTCTATGACGCTGTGGGCGTTCAAAAAGGCGACCGGGCCGCGTCCGGCGCGCAGATGATGCGCAATTTCGTGCTGTTTGATGCGCCGCATGTTGCGATTATATCCAGCCCGCGCGCCCTTGGGGGATACGGGGCCATGGACACCGGCGGTTTTGTGAGCGCTTTTACCCTCGCCGCGCGCGCGCTTGGTGTGGATACGATTGCCCAGGCCGCCATCGCGTCTTATGCGGATTTCGTGCGGGGATATTTCGACATCGACGCGGACCGGATGATCCTTTGTGCGATCTCCTTTGGCTACGCCGATCCGGAT